A genomic stretch from Coffea arabica cultivar ET-39 chromosome 10c, Coffea Arabica ET-39 HiFi, whole genome shotgun sequence includes:
- the LOC113713319 gene encoding alpha-(1,4)-fucosyltransferase-like isoform X1 — protein sequence MVPLTMPLKSINSISVALMLGFVLVVLVFSGFLEIPIANSSNPPSSTRFQESSPDSDSVSKSKQDPFWDLFSAFRKWDSQVGCAQFREKYGKNGSFSSSSSLQDVDGKAECSALKMDHVSVLVKGWTWIPDNLDNLYSCRCGLSCLWTKSSVLADKPDALLFETTTPPFQRHQGEPLRVYMDLEAGRKRSGNEDIFISYHAKDDVQSTYAGALFHNNRNYHLSRHKNNDTLVYWSSSRCLPERNHLAKRILSLLPYHSFGKCLNNVGGLDMALSLYPECTKDAGEAPKWWDHLHCAMSNYKFVLAIENTKTESYVTEKLFYALDSGAVPIYFGAPNVWDLVPPHSIIDGSKFSSIEELASYVKALANDPVAYAEYHAWRRCGVLGNYRRTRAASLDTLPCRLCEVVSRKNGRNARSL from the exons ATGGTTCCGCTAACCATGCCATTGAAATCCATCAACAGTATTTCGGTAGCATTAATGTTGGGGTTTGTACTTGTGGTGCTTGTATTTTCTGGATTTCTTGAAATCCCAATAGCCAATTCTTCAAACCCCCCGTCGTCTACCCGGTTTCAAGAGTCTTCACCAGATTCGGATTCAGTTTCAAAATCTAAGCAAGACCCATTTTGGGATTTGTTTAGTGCTTTCAGGAAGTGGGATTCTCAAGTGGGATGTGCTCAATTTAGGGAAAAGTATGGGAAAAACGggtctttttcttcttcttcttctttgcaagATGTGGATGGTAAAGCGGAGTGTAGTGCGTTGAAGATGGATCATGTGAGTGTTTTGGTAAAAGGGTGGACTTGGATTCCTGATAATTTGGATAATTTGTATAGTTGTCGATGTGGGTTGAGCTGTTTGTGGACTAAATCTTCAGTTCTTGCTGATAAACCCGATGCATTGTTGTTTGAGACCACCACTCCTCCTTTTCAG AGACACCAAGGTGAACCACTGCGTGTATATATGGATCTGGAAGCTGGCAGGAAAAGATCAGGCAATGAAGATATCTTTATTAGTTATCATGCTAAAGATGATGTTCAGTCAACTTATGCTGGTGCATTGTTTCACAACAATCGAAATTATCATTTGTCTCGACATAAGAACAAT gatACTCTGGTTTATTGGTCTTCATCACGTTGTCTTCCTGAAAGAAATCATCTTGCCAAACGCATACTCAGCTTGCTGCCCTATCATTCATTTGGCAAGTGCTTGAATAATGTTGGCGGTTTAGACATGGCACTCTCCCTCTATCCTGAATGCACAAAGGATGCAGGTGAAGCACCTAAATGGTGGGACCATTTACATTGTGCCATGTCCAACTATAAGTTTGTACTCGCAATTGAGAACACAAAGACTGAGAGCTATGTCACGGAGAAGTTGTTTTATGCTCTAGATTCTGGTGCAGTGCCCATCTACTTTGGTGCGCCGAATGTTTGGGACCTTGTACCTCCACATTCCATAATAGATGGGTCTAAATTCAGTTCTATTGAGGAATTGGCTTCCTATGTTAAGGCCCTTGCTAATGACCCTGTAGCTTATGCTGAATATCATGCATGGAGGAGATGTGGTGTGTTAGGTAATTATCGGAGAACACGTGCAGCAAGCTTAGACACTTTGCCCTGTAGACTATGTGAAGTTGTGAGCAGAAAAAATGGGAGGAATGCGAGATCCTTGTAG
- the LOC113713319 gene encoding alpha-(1,4)-fucosyltransferase-like isoform X2, with protein sequence MVPLTMPLKSINSISVALMLGFVLVVLVFSGFLEIPIANSSNPPSSTRFQESSPDSDSVSKSKQDPFWDLFSAFRKWDSQVGCAQFREKYGKNGSFSSSSSLQDVDGKAECSALKMDHVSVLVKGWTWIPDNLDNLYSCRCGLSCLWTKSSVLADKPDALLFETTTPPFQDTLVYWSSSRCLPERNHLAKRILSLLPYHSFGKCLNNVGGLDMALSLYPECTKDAGEAPKWWDHLHCAMSNYKFVLAIENTKTESYVTEKLFYALDSGAVPIYFGAPNVWDLVPPHSIIDGSKFSSIEELASYVKALANDPVAYAEYHAWRRCGVLGNYRRTRAASLDTLPCRLCEVVSRKNGRNARSL encoded by the exons ATGGTTCCGCTAACCATGCCATTGAAATCCATCAACAGTATTTCGGTAGCATTAATGTTGGGGTTTGTACTTGTGGTGCTTGTATTTTCTGGATTTCTTGAAATCCCAATAGCCAATTCTTCAAACCCCCCGTCGTCTACCCGGTTTCAAGAGTCTTCACCAGATTCGGATTCAGTTTCAAAATCTAAGCAAGACCCATTTTGGGATTTGTTTAGTGCTTTCAGGAAGTGGGATTCTCAAGTGGGATGTGCTCAATTTAGGGAAAAGTATGGGAAAAACGggtctttttcttcttcttcttctttgcaagATGTGGATGGTAAAGCGGAGTGTAGTGCGTTGAAGATGGATCATGTGAGTGTTTTGGTAAAAGGGTGGACTTGGATTCCTGATAATTTGGATAATTTGTATAGTTGTCGATGTGGGTTGAGCTGTTTGTGGACTAAATCTTCAGTTCTTGCTGATAAACCCGATGCATTGTTGTTTGAGACCACCACTCCTCCTTTTCAG gatACTCTGGTTTATTGGTCTTCATCACGTTGTCTTCCTGAAAGAAATCATCTTGCCAAACGCATACTCAGCTTGCTGCCCTATCATTCATTTGGCAAGTGCTTGAATAATGTTGGCGGTTTAGACATGGCACTCTCCCTCTATCCTGAATGCACAAAGGATGCAGGTGAAGCACCTAAATGGTGGGACCATTTACATTGTGCCATGTCCAACTATAAGTTTGTACTCGCAATTGAGAACACAAAGACTGAGAGCTATGTCACGGAGAAGTTGTTTTATGCTCTAGATTCTGGTGCAGTGCCCATCTACTTTGGTGCGCCGAATGTTTGGGACCTTGTACCTCCACATTCCATAATAGATGGGTCTAAATTCAGTTCTATTGAGGAATTGGCTTCCTATGTTAAGGCCCTTGCTAATGACCCTGTAGCTTATGCTGAATATCATGCATGGAGGAGATGTGGTGTGTTAGGTAATTATCGGAGAACACGTGCAGCAAGCTTAGACACTTTGCCCTGTAGACTATGTGAAGTTGTGAGCAGAAAAAATGGGAGGAATGCGAGATCCTTGTAG